The following proteins come from a genomic window of Musa acuminata AAA Group cultivar baxijiao chromosome BXJ1-7, Cavendish_Baxijiao_AAA, whole genome shotgun sequence:
- the LOC135585169 gene encoding NAC domain-containing protein 30-like isoform X1, with amino-acid sequence MNCQMNSSMGFTAESAMEVVEYSCVPPGFRFHPTEAELVGYYLARKVACQKIDPDVIRDVDLYRMEPWDLQDRCKYGHEEQTEWYFFSFKDRKYPSGTRTNRATAAGFWKATGRDKPVLSSSRIIGMRKTLVFYEGRAPNGRKTDWIMHEYRLQTSQHGPPQEEGWVVCRAFQKPSPSPRPCYTIDGPRSPVNFSRPAFLMDSYVRGIEHAFDIPQMDSPSLSTKEWTVQHGDEHGANKRRSNCDGQLIDWKVLDKLLSSQINESTSSDMAIADYDAGAGQSQAEHFLSFFDSS; translated from the exons ATGAATTGCCAGATGAACTCCTCCATGG GGTTTACAGCTGAATCGGCAATGGAGGTGGTGGAATATTCTTGTGTGCCACCTGGTTTCAGATTCCACCCCACGGAGGCAGAGCTCGTCGGATACTATCTTGCAAGAAAGGTGGCCTGCCAGAAGATCGATCCGGACGTCATTCGGGATGTCGATCTCTATCGAATGGAGCCATGGGATCTCCAAG ATCGGTGCAAGTATGGCCATGAAGAGCAAACCGAATGGTACTTCTTCAGCTTCAAGGACAGGAAGTACCCCAGCGGAACTCGCACCAACAGAGCCACCGCTGCCGGATTCTGGAAAGCAACGGGGCGCGACAAGCCCGTTCTTTCCAGCTCTCGAATCATAGGGATGAGGAAGACTCTGGTGTTCTACGAGGGACGAGCCCCGAACGGGAGGAAGACCGATTGGATCATGCATGAGTACCGTCTTCAGACGAGTCAACACGGACCTCCTCAG GAAGAAGGATGGGTCGTCTGTAGAGCGTTCCAAAAGCCAAGCCCTAGTCCGAGGCCATGCTACACCATCGATGGACCTCGCTCTCCGGTGAACTTTTCCAGGCCTGCCTTCCTCATGGATTCTTACGTGAGGGGCATAGAACATGCGTTTGACATTCCACAGATGGACAGTCCAAGCTTATCCACGAAGGAATGGACGGTCCAACATGGTGACGAGCACGGTGCTAACAAGAGAAGAAGCAACTGCGACGGCCAGCTGATAGATTGGAAGGTTTTGGACAAGTTGCTCTCATCGCAGATCAACGAGTCAACTTCTTCCGACATGGCGATCGCAGATTATGATGCGGGCGCTGGTCAAAGTCAAGCAGAACATTTTCTTTCGTTCTTTGATAGCTCATGA
- the LOC135585169 gene encoding NAC domain-containing protein 30-like isoform X2, with amino-acid sequence MNCQMNSSMAESAMEVVEYSCVPPGFRFHPTEAELVGYYLARKVACQKIDPDVIRDVDLYRMEPWDLQDRCKYGHEEQTEWYFFSFKDRKYPSGTRTNRATAAGFWKATGRDKPVLSSSRIIGMRKTLVFYEGRAPNGRKTDWIMHEYRLQTSQHGPPQEEGWVVCRAFQKPSPSPRPCYTIDGPRSPVNFSRPAFLMDSYVRGIEHAFDIPQMDSPSLSTKEWTVQHGDEHGANKRRSNCDGQLIDWKVLDKLLSSQINESTSSDMAIADYDAGAGQSQAEHFLSFFDSS; translated from the exons ATGAATTGCCAGATGAACTCCTCCATGG CTGAATCGGCAATGGAGGTGGTGGAATATTCTTGTGTGCCACCTGGTTTCAGATTCCACCCCACGGAGGCAGAGCTCGTCGGATACTATCTTGCAAGAAAGGTGGCCTGCCAGAAGATCGATCCGGACGTCATTCGGGATGTCGATCTCTATCGAATGGAGCCATGGGATCTCCAAG ATCGGTGCAAGTATGGCCATGAAGAGCAAACCGAATGGTACTTCTTCAGCTTCAAGGACAGGAAGTACCCCAGCGGAACTCGCACCAACAGAGCCACCGCTGCCGGATTCTGGAAAGCAACGGGGCGCGACAAGCCCGTTCTTTCCAGCTCTCGAATCATAGGGATGAGGAAGACTCTGGTGTTCTACGAGGGACGAGCCCCGAACGGGAGGAAGACCGATTGGATCATGCATGAGTACCGTCTTCAGACGAGTCAACACGGACCTCCTCAG GAAGAAGGATGGGTCGTCTGTAGAGCGTTCCAAAAGCCAAGCCCTAGTCCGAGGCCATGCTACACCATCGATGGACCTCGCTCTCCGGTGAACTTTTCCAGGCCTGCCTTCCTCATGGATTCTTACGTGAGGGGCATAGAACATGCGTTTGACATTCCACAGATGGACAGTCCAAGCTTATCCACGAAGGAATGGACGGTCCAACATGGTGACGAGCACGGTGCTAACAAGAGAAGAAGCAACTGCGACGGCCAGCTGATAGATTGGAAGGTTTTGGACAAGTTGCTCTCATCGCAGATCAACGAGTCAACTTCTTCCGACATGGCGATCGCAGATTATGATGCGGGCGCTGGTCAAAGTCAAGCAGAACATTTTCTTTCGTTCTTTGATAGCTCATGA
- the LOC135679414 gene encoding probable alkaline/neutral invertase D encodes MDGPREASSSVEIDDLSLSRLLNKPKLNIERQRSFDERSLSELSINVRALEGYDSIYSPAGYRSGFDTPSTARNSFEPHPMVAEAWDSLRRSLVHFRGQPVGTIAANDHGSEEILNYDQVFVRDFVPSALAFLMNGEPEIVKNFLLKTLHLQGWEKKIDRFTLGEGVMPASFKVLHDAGRKTDTLIADFGESAIGRVAPVDSGFWWIILLRAYTKSTGDLSLAETHECQKGMRLILALCLSEGFDTFPTLLCADGCSMIDRRMGIYGYPIEIQALFFMALRCALPMLKHDAEGKEFVERIVKRLHALSYHMRSYFWLDFQQLNDIYRYKTEEYSHTAVNKFNVIPDSIPDWVFDFMPTRGGYFIGNVSPARMDFRWFALGNLVAILSSLATPEQSMAIMDLIEERWEELVGEMPLKITYPAIENHEWRIVTGCDPKNTRWSYHNGGSWPVLLWLLTAACIKTGRPQIARRAIELAENRLLKDGWPEYYDGKLGRYIGKQARKFQTWSIAGYLVAKMMLEDPSHLGMVSLEEDKAMKPLIKRSNSWTC; translated from the exons ATGGACGGGCCCAGGGAGGCAAGCTCTTCGGTGGAGATCGACGACCTTAGCCTATCACGGCTCCTCAACAAGCCGAAGCTCAACATTGAGCGGCAGAGATCGTTCGATGAGAGGTCCTTGAGCGAGCTCTCGATCAATGTCAGAGCCCTCGAGGGCTATGACAGTATATATTCGCCTGCAGGGTATAGGTCTGGATTTGACACGCCTTCGACCGCTCGGAACTCCTTCGAGCCGCATCCGATGGTTGCCGAGGCATGGGATTCGCTCCGGAGATCGTTGGTGCACTTCAGAGGGCAACCGGTGGGGACGATCGCTGCCAATGATCACGGGTCGGAGGAGATCCTCAACTATGATCAG GTGTTTGTTCGTGATTTTGTACCGAGTGCACTCGCTTTTTTAATGAATGGGGAACCGGAGATAGTTAAAAACTTTCTCCTGAAAACCCTCCATCTTCAAGGGTGGGAAAAGAAGATAGACCGTTTCACGCTTGGTGAAGGTGTCATGCCAGCGAGCTTCAAAGTGCTCCATGATGCTGGTCGAAAAACAGATACACTGATTGCAGATTTTGGTGAAAGCGCAATTGGAAGAGTTGCACCTGTTGACTCTGGGTTCTGGTGGATTATACTTCTCCGTGCCTATACAAAGTCAACTGGAGACTTATCTCTTGCAGAAACACATGAATGCCAAAAGGGAATGCGGCTTATATTAGCTTTATGCCTATCAGAAGGTTTTGACACATTTCCGACGCTCCTATGTGCTGATGGTTGTTCAATGATTGATCGACGAATG GGTATATATGGTTATCCTATCGAAATTCAGGCACTTTTCTTTATGGCTTTGAGGTGTGCTCTGCCAATGCTTAAACATGATGCGGAAGGGAAGGAATTTGTAGAAAGAATCGTGAAACGTTTGCATGCACTAAGTTACCACATGAGAAGTTACTTTTGGCTTGATTTTCAGCAATTAAATGACATATATCGCTATAAAACAGAGGAGTATTCTCACACAGCTGTCAACAAGTTCAATGTGATCCCAGACTCAATTCCAGATTGGGTGTTTGATTTCATGCCTACGCGAGGAGGTTATTTTATTGGGAATGTCAGTCCAGCAAGGATGGACTTCCGCTGGTTCGCATTGGGAAACCTTGTCGCCATTTTGTCATCTCTTGCTACCCCGGAGCAGTCTATGGCTATTATGGATCTCATCGAAGAGCGTTGGGAGGAACTGGTTGGAGAAATgcctttaaaaataacatatcctGCCATTGAGAACCATGAGTGGCGAATCGTCACCGGTTGTGATCCTAAGAATACAAGATGGAGCTACCACAATGGAGGATCTTGGCCAG TGCTTCTTTGGCTGCTCACTGCAGCCTGTATCAAGACTGGTCGACCGCAGATTGCCCGTCGAGCGATTGAGCTTGCGGAGAACCGGCTCTTGAAAGACGGCTGGCCGGAATACTACGATGGCAAGCTGGGGAGGTACATAGGAAAACAGGCAAGGAAGTTCCAGACATGGTCGATTGCAGGTTATTTGGTGGCTAAGATGATGCTGGAAGATCCATCACATCTGGGGATGGTCTCTCTTGAAGAGGACAAGGCGATGAAGCCTCTAATCAAGAGATCAAACTCATGGACTTGTTAA
- the LOC135679415 gene encoding uncharacterized protein LOC135679415 isoform X1: protein MSHYNVHFLLLFLPFFCDVLELFHNANFICWLGTHNNLVKCSSSVSSRLLLDTGHCILRVWHHGSALQPCKCPICRRFITLLIPTDAAVQERQDPEASRVLENIEKYNRNFGGGSSSLVQRLRDLPFFIRRLLREMMDPQRSLPFVLRVRVILAMALTAIYVLSPVDIIPEGVFGFVGFLDDLIILLIVFLHLATVYRSVLLYRHGGS, encoded by the exons ATGTCACACTATAATgtacattttcttcttctttttttaccttTCTTTTGTGACGTTTTGGAGCTTTTTCACAATGCCAACTTTATTTGTTGGCTAGGGACACATAATAATCTCGTAAAATGCTCATCTTCAGTATCTTCAAGACTTTTGCTTGACACTG GCCATTGTATTCTGCGTGTGTGGCATCATGGATCTGCCCTTCAACCATGCAAGTGTCCCATTTGCCGTCGTTTCATAACTTTGTTAATACCTACTGATGCTGCTGTACAAGAGCGCCAGGACCCAGAAGCTAGTCGAGTTCTTGAAAACATTGAGAAATACAACCGAAATTTTGGTGGAGGCTCATCCAGCCTTGTACAG AGGTTGAGGGACCTTCCATTCTTCATCCGAAGACTGTTAAGAGAAATGATGGATCCACAAAGGTCACTGCCCTTCGTCCTCAGAGTACGAGTGATTCTTGCT ATGGCTCTAACTGCAATATATGTGCTGAGTCCCGTGGACATTATCCCAGAAG GAGTATTTGGATTTGTTGGTTTTCTGGATGATCTCATCATTTTGCTGATTGTTTTCCTCCATCTTGCTACTGTCTACCGTTCAGTACTTCTTTACCGCCACGGAGGTTCTTGA
- the LOC135679415 gene encoding uncharacterized protein LOC135679415 isoform X2: MESPPEEDFCSICHDSFTLPCQANCSHWFCGHCILRVWHHGSALQPCKCPICRRFITLLIPTDAAVQERQDPEASRVLENIEKYNRNFGGGSSSLVQRLRDLPFFIRRLLREMMDPQRSLPFVLRVRVILAMALTAIYVLSPVDIIPEGVFGFVGFLDDLIILLIVFLHLATVYRSVLLYRHGGS, from the exons ATGGAATCTCCGCCGGAGGAGGACTTCTGCTCGATCTGCCACGACAGCTTCACCCTCCCATGCCAAGCCAATTGCTCCCACTGGTTCTGCG GCCATTGTATTCTGCGTGTGTGGCATCATGGATCTGCCCTTCAACCATGCAAGTGTCCCATTTGCCGTCGTTTCATAACTTTGTTAATACCTACTGATGCTGCTGTACAAGAGCGCCAGGACCCAGAAGCTAGTCGAGTTCTTGAAAACATTGAGAAATACAACCGAAATTTTGGTGGAGGCTCATCCAGCCTTGTACAG AGGTTGAGGGACCTTCCATTCTTCATCCGAAGACTGTTAAGAGAAATGATGGATCCACAAAGGTCACTGCCCTTCGTCCTCAGAGTACGAGTGATTCTTGCT ATGGCTCTAACTGCAATATATGTGCTGAGTCCCGTGGACATTATCCCAGAAG GAGTATTTGGATTTGTTGGTTTTCTGGATGATCTCATCATTTTGCTGATTGTTTTCCTCCATCTTGCTACTGTCTACCGTTCAGTACTTCTTTACCGCCACGGAGGTTCTTGA
- the LOC135679417 gene encoding cystathionine beta-lyase, chloroplastic-like, with protein sequence MATTSAYAASSSVVRILCSNPARDPPSGFKGCWGFSGSLRFSSKRSTAPLAMMSRRSDTSLGDGDREKDTSTSAVAEGFADRLDDLSSESELEEREPSVATILTGFGNSFDPYGAMSTPLYQTSTFKQPSATTYGPYDYTRSGNPTRDVLQSLMAKLEKADQAFCFTSGMAALATVTHLVEAGQEIVAGDDIYGGSDRLLSRVVPKSGVIVKRVNTSDINEVASAIGPSTKLVWLESPTNPRQQITDIRKISEIAHSFGALVMVDNSILSPVLSQPLQLGADIVMHSATKFISGHSDLMAGILAVKGDSLAKEIAFLQNAEGSGLAPFDCWLCLRGIKTMALRVEKQQANAQKLAEFLSSHPRVKQVNYAGLPGHPGRLLHYSQAKGAGSVLSFLTGSLALSEHIVQSTKYFSVTVSFGSVKSLISLPCFMSHASIPASVREARGLTDDLVRISVGIEDIEDLIADLDYAIRSGPG encoded by the exons ATGGCGACCACCTCTGCCTACGCCGCGTCTTCCTCCGTCGTTCGCATTCTCTGCTCCAATCCTGCCCGCGATCCACCTTCC GGCTTTAAGGGTTGCTGGGGTTTTAGCGGGAGTTTACGGTTCTCCTCGAAGAGGAGCACAGCGCCGCTGGCGATGATGTCACGGAGATCGGACACGAGTCTGGGTGACGGGGATAGGGAGAAGGACACGAGCACCTCGGCTGTGGCGGAGGGTTTTGCTGATCGCTTGGATGATTTATCTTCGGAGTCGG AATTGGAGGAGAGGGAACCGAGCGTCGCCACGATATTGACTGGCTTTGGAAATTCGTTTGATCCCTATGGAGCTATGAGTACACCATTGTACCAAACATCCACATTTAAGCAG CCTTCAGCAACTACTTATGGCCCCTATGACTATACCAGAAGCGGTAATCCTACTCGAGATGTGCTGCAAAG TCTTATGGCTAAGCTTGAGAAGGCTGATCAGGCATTTTGCTTCACTAGTGGCATGGCTGCTCTTGCTACTGTTACACATCTTGTTGAAGCTG GTCAAGAAATCGTTGCTGGAGATGACATATATGGCGGCTCTGACCGGTTGCTATCACGAGTGGTTCCAAAGAGTGGGGTTATCGTGAA ACGAGTTAACACATCTGACATCAATGAGGTGGCATCTGCAATTGGCCCTTCGACAAAGCTTGTGTGGTTAGAGAGCCCAACAAATCCTCGCCAACAGATAACCGACATACGT AAAATCTCCGAGATAGCTCATTCCTTTGGTGCGTTAGTTATGGTGGACAATAGTATCTTGTCTCCAGTGCTATCTCAGCCATTACAACTTGGAGCAG ATATTGTGATGCACTCAGCTACTAAATTTATCTCTGGTCATAGTGATCTTATGGCAGGCATCCTTGCTGTAAAGGGTGACAG CCTGGCCAAAGAGATTGCATTCCTCCAAAATGCGGAAGGCTCTGGATTGGCACCATTTGATTGTTGGCTTTGCTTGCGAGGTATCAAGACCATGGCTCTGCGTGTAGAGAAACAACAG GCTAATGCACAGAAGCTTGCTGAATTCCTATCATCCCACCCGAGGGTGAAGCAAGTGAACTATGCCGGACTTCCTGGCCATCCTGGGCGCTTGTTGCATTATTCTCAG GCAAAAGGTGCTGGTTCTGTACTTAGCTTCTTGACAGGATCACTAGCTCTCTCAGAGCATATTGTGCAAAGCACCAAGTACTTCAGTGTAACTGTTAGTTTTG GGAGCGTGAAGTCCTTGATAAGCTTGCCATGCTTCATGTCCCATGCAAGTATACCGGCTTCAGTTCGTGAGGCTAGGGGTCTGACCGATGACCTCGTTCGTATCTCTGTTGGCATTGAGGACATTGAGGATCTTATAGCAGATTTAGACTATGCCATTAGATCTGGGCCAGGTTAA
- the LOC135679418 gene encoding patellin-3-like, whose protein sequence is MAEEAQSKATEVAPMKVEEAAVTEATPPAPAPEPAEEEAEPKKTAEETKPEAEEAGPPAEAIVAPSVSFKEESNVVADLVDPEKKALDELKQLVQAALANNEFAPPPPPPVKEEEPKPEEPAAAAPAPEEPETEPEEPPKPAETDSPAPPPEVEPPKPTAEKEEPLPAAAEDDGGKTGEAVEETVAPIATAPAAATEELTPAAGDEPPAETPAPPPAEPPEEVFIWGVPLLGDERSDTILLKFLRARDFKVKDALSMLKNAVIWRKQFGIEALLQEDLGLPELEKAVFMHAVDREGHPVCYNVYGEFQNKELYDKAFGDEEKRQRFLKWRIQYLEKGIRELLDFTPGGVSSMVQVTDLKNTPRLGKHRQATRQAVTLLQDNYPEFIAKKVFINVPWWYLAFSRMMSPFFTQRTKSKFVFAGPSKSAETLFKYIAPEQVPVAFGGLSNESDPEFTTADAVTEVTIKASSKQSIEIPATEATLLVWELRVSGWEVSYGAEFMPSAEDGYTVIVQKTRKLVVTDEPVIKTSFKIGEPGKVVLNIENPTSKKKKLLYRSKAKSSAKPT, encoded by the exons ATGGCGGAGGAAGCCCAGAGCAAGGCAACCGAGGTGGCTCCTATGAAGGTGGAGGAAGCGGCGGTGACCGAGGCGACACCTCCGGCGCCAGCTCCTGAGCCGGCTGAGGAGGAGGCGGAGCCGAAGAAGACGGCCGAGGAGACGAAGCCCGAGGCGGAGGAAGCGGGGCCTCCCGCCGAGGCCATCGTTGCACCGTCCGTCTCCTTCAAGGAGGAGAGCAACGTCGTTGCCGACCTCGTCGACCCTGAGAAGAAAGCGCTTGATGAGCTCAAACAGCTCGTCCAAGCCGCCCTCGCCAACAACGAGTTCGCCCCTCCTCCGCCACCTCCGGTCAAGGAGGAGGAGCCCAAGCCGGAGGAGCCTGCGGCTGCGGCCCCTGCTCCGGAGGAGCCCGAGACGGAGCCTGAGGAGCCCCCGAAGCCAGCTGAGACGGACTCACCCGCTCCTCCGCCGGAGGTGGAGCCTCCGAAGCCAACGGCCGAGAAGGAGGAACCTTTACCAGCTGCAGCCGAGGACGACGGCGGCAAGACAGGTGAAGCCGTGGAGGAAACCGTCGCCCCCATCGCCACCGCTCCTGCGGCGGCCACGGAGGAGCTCACTCCGGCCGCAGGAGACGAGCCGCCAGCTGAGACTCCTGCTCCACCACCAGCGGAACCGCCGGAGGAGGTGTTCATCTGGGGTGTCCCCCTCCTTGGCGATGAGAGGAGCGACACCATCCTTCTCAAATTCCTCCGCGCCCGGGACTTCAAGGTGAAGGACGCCTTGTCGATGCTCAAGAACGCTGTCATCTGGCGGAAGCAGTTCGGAATCGAGGCCCTCCTCCAGGAGGACCTCGGCCTGCCGGAGCTGGAGAAGGCCGTGTTCATGCACGCCGTCGACAGGGAGGGCCACCCCGTGTGCTACAACGTGTATGGGGAGTTCCAAAACAAGGAACTTTACGACAAAGCCTTCGGCGACGAGGAGAAGAGGCAGAGGTTCCTCAAGTGGAGGATCCAATACCTGGAGAAGGGCATCAgagagctcttggacttcactccTGGTGGCGTCTCATCCATGGTTCAGGTGACCGATCTCAAGAACACGCCGCGGCTTGGGAAGCATCGCCAGGCTACGAGGCAGGCAGTCACCCTGTTGCAGGACAACTACCCTGAGTTCATCGCCAAGAAG GTGTTCATCAATGTTCCATGGTGGTACTTGGCTTTTAGTCGGATGATGAGTCCCTTCTTCACGCAGAGGACCAAGAGCAAATTTGTCTTCGCCGGGCCGTCCAAATCGGCAGAGACCCTATTTAA GTACATAGCACCCGAGCAAGTTCCAGTTGCATTCGGAGGACTAAGCAATGAGAGTGATCCAGAATTCACCACTGCGGATGCTGTTACCGAAGTTACCATCAAGGCCTCATCGAAGCAATCGATAGAAATACCAGCTACTGAG GCAACCCTCCTGGTGTGGGAACTCCGAGTCTCAGGGTGGGAAGTGAGCTATGGCGCCGAGTTCATGCCAAGCGCGGAGGACGGGTACACGGTGATCGTGCAGAAGACTAGGAAGTTGGTTGTCACTGATGAGCCTGTAATCAAGACCTCTTTCAAGATCGGGGAGCCGGGAAAGGTGGTTCTTAACATCGAAAACCCAACatccaagaagaagaagctcCTTTACCGATCCAAGGCGAAGAGCTCTGCCAAACCCACATGA
- the LOC135679419 gene encoding protein DETOXIFICATION 54-like gives MAEGRDSEAAAVGGGGGGTARLVAGELRELWSMAAPITALNCLVYLRAMVSVVCLGRLGPLELAGGALSIGFTNITGYSVLFGLASGLEPLCSQAYGSRNWELISLSLQRTILLLLLVAVPIAVLWVNLGPILVALGQDPAITAVAATYCLHSLPDLLTNALLQPLRVFLRSQGITRPMATCSAAAVLLHIPLNVLLVFVLRLGVPGVALAAVVTNLNMALFLLGYLRVSRACELTWRGWSRAALRGLSPVLRLALPSCVGVCLEWWWYEIMTVLAGYLPDPTAAVGATAVLIQTTSLMYTVPMALAACVSTRVGNELGAGRPNRAKMAALVALGCAVVIGVIHVVWTTIFREQWARLFTADASVLRLAAAALPLLGLCELGNCPQTTGCGVLRGTARPAVGARINLLSFYLVGAPVAVGLAFQLRVGFGGLWYGLLTAQAVCVVLVLAVVLLRTDWQVEALRAKKLTNLEFPVIAEEGMGLMITDSDDDEAVQV, from the exons ATGGCGGAGGGAAGAGACAGCGAGGCGGCCGCGGTGGGTGGGGGCGGCGGAGGGACGGCAAGGCTAGTGGCTGGGGAGCTACGAGAGCTGTGGAGCATGGCGGCGCCGATAACCGCCTTGAACTGCCTGGTTTACCTGCGGGCGATGGTGTCGGTGGTGTGCCTGGGGCGGCTCGGTCCTCTGGAGCTGGCCGGCGGTGCGCTCTCCATCGGGTTCACCAACATCACCGGCTACTCCGTGCTCTTCGGCCTAGCCTCCGGCCTCGAACCGCTCTGTTCCCAGGCCTACGGTTCTCGCAACTGGGAGCTCATCTCCCTTTCTCTCCAGCGCACCATCCTGCTCCTGCTGCTGGTCGCCGTTCCCATCGCCGTTCTCTGGGTCAACCTAGGCCCCATCCTCGTCGCCCTGGGGCAGGACCCCGCCATCACCGCTGTCGCCGCCACCTACTGCCTCCACTCCCTCCCGGATCTCCTCACCAACGCCCTTCTCCAGCCCCTCCGCGTCTTCCTGCGCTCCCAGGGCATTACCCGACCTATGGCCACCTGTTCCGCCGCCGCCGTCCTCCTCCACATTCCTCTCAACGTCCTCCTCGTCTTCGTCCTCCGCCTCGGCGTCCCCGGCGTGGCGCTCGCCGCCGTCGTCACCAACCTCAACATGGCCCTCTTCCTGCTCGGCTACCTCCGCGTGTCGCGCGCCTGCGAGCTCACCTGGCGGGGCTGGTCCCGGGCAGCCCTCCGCGGGCTCTCCCCGGTGCTCCGCCTCGCGCTCCCCAGTTGTGTCGGCGTCTGTCTCGAGTGGTGGTGGTACGAGATCATGACCGTGCTCGCCGGCTACCTCCCCGACCCCACCGCCGCTGTCGGCGCTACCGCCGTCCTCATCCAGACCACCAGCCTCATGTACACCGTCCCCATGGCTCTCGCCGCTTGCGTCTCCACCAGG GTGGGCAATGAGCTGGGCGCCGGGAGGCCGAACCGGGCAAAGATGGCGGCGCTGGTGGCTCTCGGCTGCGCGGTGGTGATTGGCGTCATCCACGTCGTGTGGACCACCATATTCCGGGAGCAGTGGGCGAGGCTGTTCACGGCGGACGCGTCGGTCCTGCGCCTAGCGGCAGCGGCGCTGCCGCTCCTGGGGCTGTGCGAGCTGGGCAACTGCCCGCAGACCACCGGGTGCGGCGTGCTACGGGGGACCGCGAGGCCGGCCGTGGGGGCCCGGATCAACCTGCTGTCTTTCTACCTGGTGGGCGCGCCGGTGGCGGTCGGGTTGGCGTTCCAGCTCCGGGTCGGCTTCGGCGGGCTGTGGTACGGCCTCCTGACGGCGCAGGCGGTGTGCGTGGTGCTGGTGCTGGCCGTGGTGCTCCTGCGCACCGACTGGCAGGTGGAGGCGCTGCGTGCGAAGAAGCTAACCAACTTGGAGTTCCCGGTTATAGCCGAGGAGGGGATGGGGCTAATGATCACCGACAGTGATGATGATGAAGCCGTTCAAGTATAG
- the LOC103992618 gene encoding NAC domain-containing protein 48: MIADRSEPAMNGGCLQLPPGFRFHPTDEELVMHYLRRKSAGLPVAVPIVAELDLYKYDPWQLPGMASYGEKEWYFFSPRERKYPNGSRPNRAAGSGYWKATGADKPVGAPKPVAIKKALVFYSGKAPRGHKTNWIMHEYRLADVDRSPRRKNSLRLDDWVLCRIYNKKGSNGSDKFGTRDRKPAGSRCLRPPEDRKPALGPHAPLPLPAGIAPGPLLTAELADSFATSDSMARLHADSSCSEHVRSPEFTCEREVQSQPRWRPTEWNRAFAPAANSVFPHPEPGLLSSEFGDSFQDILVYLENPFEPYAHYVST, from the exons ATGATTGCTGATCGAAGCGAACCGGCGATGAACGGCGGGTGTCTGCAGCTGCCGCCCGGGTTCCGCTTCCATCCCACGGACGAGGAGCTCGTGATGCACTACCTCCGCCGCAAGTCCGCCGGCCTCCCCGTCGCCGTCCCCATCGTCGCCGAGCTCGACCTTTACAAGTACGACCCCTGGCAACTCCCAG GGATGGCGTCGTACGGGGAGAAAGAGTGGTACTTCTTCTCGCCGAGGGAACGGAAGTACCCGAACGGGTCGAGGCCGAACCGGGCGGCAGGATCAGGATACTGGAAGGCGACCGGGGCGGACAAGCCGGTCGGGGCCCCCAAGCCGGTGGCCATCAAGAAGGCCCTCGTCTTCTACTCTGGCAAGGCCCCCAGGGGACACAAGACCAACTGGATCATGCACGAGTACCGCCTCGCGGACGTCGACCGCTCGCCCCGCAGGAAGAACTCGCTCCGG CTGGACGACTGGGTGCTGTGCCGTATCTACAACAAGAAAGGAAGCAACGGCTCGGACAAGTTCGGGACCCGGGACCGGAAGCCGGCCGGGTCCAGGTGCCTCCGGCCGCCAGAGGATAGGAAGCCGGCGCTCGGTCCGCACGCGCCGCTGCCGCTTCCGGCTGGGATCGCCCCTGGGCCGCTGCTGACGGCCGAGCTCGCGGACAGCTTCGCGACGTCGGACTCGATGGCGAGGCTGCACGCCGACTCGAGCTGCTCGGAGCACGTGCGGTCGCCAGAGTTCACGTGCGAGAGGGAGGTCCAGAGCCAGCCACGGTGGCGCCCCACCGAGTGGAACCGGGCCTTCGCTCCCGCCGCCAACTCGGTCTTCCCTCACCCCGAGCCGGGTCTGCTCTCGTCCGAGTTCGGCGACTCGTTCCAGGACATCCTCGTGTACCTGGAGAACCCCTTTGAGCCGTACGCTCACTACGTTAGCACGTAG